In Brettanomyces bruxellensis chromosome 8, complete sequence, a genomic segment contains:
- a CDS encoding uncharacterized protein (BUSCO:EOG0926071Q) translates to MSRTATEANLVSIRDMLPKRLRTARKVDVSGFRRGSIIRAKLRNFMSYSLAEFHFGPRMNLIVGPNGSGKSTFVCAVCIALAGKLEFLGKASMTVDQFIKMGERQGYIELEMKAQGQNETVVIRRTLSRDAKSTWYVDGQQATENSVRALLKTSNIELGNLCQFLPQDRVAKFASLKPEELLRELERIYQDGKLLEQHERLDALYGERQRKCRDAEDAQRRLAELHQRQQALEEHAAQLREFRRLEDELRRLGSVRTYARLEARRTVEAQSKEEYRSAVEAVRGYERQVGPWRAEIAQMAASATDHLETSKQHAAAQDKYKARAERRMAALDGIGGEIERLESKKEYISTRMEARIQKLRGLTRELAQCEQTKRKIDLLDTAQMEVLRADREKYTAQAEAQREQVQALREQVRELVKGHERRIQSADELRKQLGSNDRLLTLDRRRFGNVIECVKLVRREGAKLHLNCFEPPAVSVRVKDPRCAPALERLVRATNMNAFTIANGFEYDKLTKFLYDEHYRFGRGVSVRTLGRSAQDPQQLRGCVSAEALQRLGFAGFVSDFIDGPPEVVRMLCENEDLHNTPICFGEMPAQQIEALTRRIASGELKFRRVVIGDSIYQFMRSSFGRRQLSTVIRTIPQRSAIFGRGISEEQRRQVAARIAELDAQAEKQADAQEAADAKAAQEAGALEKTSGILHEIRAKMSHQRNQQEALVKCETRISTLRDELEVEKRALRKMKRREADARAGSGSTEQSEMRRLLAQLRAKRERQMDMLAEIEPVIGKMCAQGERAAQVNLQRLEEENRRTILSGFMDSAEVRRQELAQQKQAAKEKFVAVKVEYQAALEKYRREVECYSAEKRAQVRETIEQLKQRSLLSPEGVAAEENRVKSAMRLQRSGTGGASFSIEMLEQNERTIAQLEQQVPQLQDSLRQVQQAMDEVVRVWKPQLDQLVKRIGADFGASMAEVASAGDVRLDCESENYAEWKLRILVSFRDSEEMVQLNAAQQSGGEKSVTTAVFLNSLQGLTNTPFRIVDEINQGMDSHNERRVHEMIVRKATSVVGASQYFLITPKLLTDLFYTEDMEIHCIFAGMWLPPCEDKPQFLEMGELCKFVGSD, encoded by the coding sequence ATGTCGCGAACTGCCACTGAAGCAAATCTCGTTAGCATTCGAGATATGCTTCCCAAACGGCTGCGAACAGCCAGAAAAGTGGACGTAAGCGGGTTCCGGCGCGGATCCATCATTCGGGCGAAGTTGAGGAACTTCATGTCGTACTCGCTGGCGGAATTTCACTTCGGTCCGAGGATGAATTTGATCGTGGGGCCGAACGGATCTGGAAAATCCACTTTTGTGTGTGCCGTGTGCATCGCATTGGCGGGAAAGTTGGAATTTTTGGGCAAGGCGTCAATGACAGTGGACCAGTTTATCAAGATGGGTGAGCGCCAGGGGTACATTGAGTTGGAAATGAAAGCGCAGGGCCAAAACGAGACGGTAGTGATCCGGCGCACCCTTTCAAGAGATGCCAAATCCACATGGTACGTCGATGGGCAGCAGGCGACGGAGAATTCGGTCCGTGCGCTATTGAAAACGAGCAACATTGAGCTTGGGAACCTTTGCCAGTTTCTTCCGCAGGACCGAGTTGCGAAGTTTGCAAGTTTGAAGCCCGAGGAGCTCTTGCGGGAGCTTGAGCGCATTTACCAGGATGGGAAGTTGTTGGAACAGCACGAGCGGCTGGATGCGCTCTACGGTGAGCGCCAGAGGAAGTGCCGGGATGCGGAGGATGCGCAGCGCAGGCTTGCGGAGTTGCACCAGCGCCAGCAGGCGCTCGAGGAGCATGCGGCGCAGTTGCGCGAGTTCCGCCGGCTCGAGGATGAGTTGCGCCGGCTCGGCAGCGTGCGCACGTATGCACGTCTTGAGGCGCGACGCACAGTGGAGGCACAGAGCAAAGAGGAGTATCGGAGCGCGGTGGAGGCGGTGCGCGGCTATGAGCGCCAGGTTGGGCCGTGGCGAGCTGAGATTGCGCAGATGGCGGCCAGCGCCACGGACCACTTAGAGACCTCGAAGCAGCATGCCGCCGCACAGGACAAATACAAGGCGCGTGCGGAGCGGCGCATGGCTGCGCTGGACGGCATCGGCGGCGAAATTGAGCGCCTGGAGTCCAAGAAGGAGTACATCTCCACGCGTATGGAGGCGCGTATCCAGAAGCTGCGCGGGTTGACGCGGGAGCTTGCGCAGTGCGAGCAGACCAAGCGCAAGATCGACTTGTTAGATACGGCGCAGATGGAGGTGTTGCGCGCGGACCGCGAGAAGTACACGGCGCAGGCGGAGGCGCAGCGCGAGCAGGTGCAGGCGCTCCGGGAGCAGGTGCGCGAATTGGTCAAGGGGCACGAGCGGCGTATTCAGAGTGCTGATGAGTTGCGCAAGCAGCTTGGGTCGAATGACCGGCTCTTGACACTCGACCGCCGGCGGTTTGGGAACGTCATCGAGTGCGTGAAGTTAGTGCGCCGGGAGGGCGCAAAGTTGCACTTGAACTGCTTCGAGCCACCCGCCGTGAGCGTGCGCGTCAAGGACCCACGCTGCGCGCCTGCGCTTGAGCGCCTCGTCCGCGCCACCAACATGAACGCCTTCACGATCGCCAACGGCTTCGAATACGACAAGCTCACGAAGTTCTTGTACGATGAGCACTATCGGTTTGGTCGCGGGGTGAGTGTGCGCACGCTCGGGCGCAGTGCGCAAGATCCGCAGCAACTGCGCGGGTGCGTCAGCGCTGAGGCGCTTCAGCGCCTAGGATTTGCGGGATTCGTCTCGGACTTCATCGACGGCCCACCAGAGGTTGTGCGCATGCTCTGCGAAAATGAGGACCTCCACAACACGCCGATCTGCTTTGGCGAGATGCCTGCGCAGCAGATCGAGGCGCTTACGCGTCGCATTGCGAGCGGCGAGCTCAAATTCCGGCGCGTGGTCATTGGTGACTCCATTTACCAGTTCATGCGCTCGTCCTTTGGCCGGCGCCAGCTGAGCACTGTGATCCGGACGATTCCGCAGCGGTCTGCGATCTTTGGGCGTGGAATATCGGAGGAACAGCGGCGGCAGGTGGCGGCGCGCATAGCGGAGTTGGATGCGCAGGCGGAAAAGCAAGCGGATGCGCAGGAGGCGGCGGACGCGAAGGCTGCGCAGGAGGCGGGCGCGTTGGAGAAGACAAGCGGGATTCTTCACGAGATTCGCGCCAAGATGAGCCACCAGCGCAACCAGCAGGAGGCGCTGGTGAAGTGCGAGACGAGGATTTCGACGTTGCGTGACGAGCTGGAGGTGGAGAAGCGGGCGCTGCGCAAGATGAAGCGGCGGGAGGCGGATGCAAGGGCAGGGAGTGGTAGCACAGAGCAGAGCGAGATGCGCCGGTTGTTGGCGCAGCTGCGCGCGAAGCGGGAGCGGCAGATGGACATGCTTGCGGAGATCGAGCCGGTAATCGGCAAGATGTGCGCGCAGGGGGAGCGCGCGGCGCAGGTGAACTTGCAGCGGCTAGAAGAGGAGAACAGGCGCACAATTTTAAGCGGGTTCATGGACTCGGCGGAGGTGCGCAGGCAGGAGCTTGCGCAGCAGAAGCAGGCGGCGAAGGAGAAGTTTGTGGCGGTGAAGGTGGAGTACCAGGCGGCGCTCGAGAAGTACCGGCGCGAGGTGGAGTGCTACAGCGCAGAGAAGCGTGCACAGGTGCGCGAGACTATCGAGCAGCTCAAGCAGCGCTCATTGTTGTCGCCCGAGGGCGTTGCTGCAGAGGAAAACAGAGTGAAGTCCGCAATGCGGCTCCAGCGCAGCGGCACAGGTGGTGCCAGCTTCTCAATCGAGATGCTCGAGCAGAACGAGCGCACGATTGCGCAGCTCGAGCAGCAGGTGCCGCAGCTGCAGGACTCGTTGCGCCAGGTGCAGCAGGCCATGGACGAGGTCGTGCGCGTGTGGAAGCCGCAGTTGGACCAGTTGGTGAAGCGGATCGGCGCGGATTTCGGCGCCAGCATGGCCGAAGTGGCCAGCGCCGGCGATGTGAGGCTCGATTGCGAGTCAGAGAACTACGCTGAGTGGAAGCTCCGCATCCTGGTGAGTTTCAGGGACTCTGAGGAGATGGTACAGCTAAATGCGGCCCAGCAGTCCGGCGGCGAGAAGTCGGTCACCACGGCCGTGTTCCTCAATTCCTTGCAGGGCCTTACCAACACACCTTTCCGCATAGTCGACGAGATAAACCAGGGTATGGACTCGCACAACGAGCGCCGCGTGCACGAGATGATCGTGCGCAAGGCCACTTCTGTCGTTGGGGCTTCCCAGTACTTCCTTATCACGCCAAAGCTCCTCACGGACTTGTTCTATACGGAGGACATGGAAATCCACTGCATCTTCGCGGGTATGTGGCTTCCTCCTTGCGAGGATAAGCCCCAGTTCTTGGAGATGGGCGAGCTGTGCAAGTTTGTGGGCTCTGACTGA
- the RPL5 gene encoding 60S ribosomal protein L5 (BUSCO:EOG0926419M), whose amino-acid sequence MAFITHKSTYLSRYQTPFRRRREGKTDYYARKRLVTQNKAKYNTPKYRLVVRFTNKDIICQIISSTLKGDIVFTAAYSHELPRYGIKHGLTNWPAAYATGLLIARRALQKLGLDKTYEGVEEANGEYELTEAVEDGPRPFKVFLDVGLQRTSTGAKVFGCLKGASDGGLYIPHSPSRFPGWDMEVEELDDELLRSYIFGNYISEYMEDLVDDDEESTTCCSRTTSPRDLYTDAHAAIREDPSFKPADRKFSKEQYAENSKKYRKKKLSKEERKARVAKKLEELKAEAAKN is encoded by the exons ATGGCATTCATCACACACAAGAGCACATACTTGTCCAGATACCAGACCCCcttcagaagaagaagagaggGAAAAACCGACTACTACGCCAGAAAGAGATTGGTGACCCAAAACAAGGCCAAGTACAACACCCCAAAGTACAGACTTGTGGTCAGATTCACCAACAAAGACATCATCTGCCAGATCATCTCGTCCACCCTTAAGGGAGATATCGTCTTCACTGCCGCATACTCGCACGAACTTCCAAGATATGGAATCAAGCATGGTTTGACTAACTGGCCTGCTGCTTATGCCACTGGTTTGCTTATTGCAAGAAGAGCACTCCAGAAGCTCGGCTTGGACAAGACATACGAGGGTGTTGAAGAGGCCAACGGTGAGTACGAGCTCACCGAGGCTGTGGAGGACGGCCCAAGACCTTTCAAGGTTTTCCTCGATGTTGGTTTGCAGAGAACGTCAACTGGTGCAAAGGTGTTTGGATGCTTGAAGGGTGCCTCTGATGGAGGACTCTACATTCCACACTCGCCATCCAGATTCCCAGGTTGGGATATGGAGGTTGAAGAGTTGGACGACGAGTTGCTGAGATCCTACATCTTCGGAAACTACATCTCCGAGTACATGGAGGATTtggttgatgatgatgaggagaGTACAACTTGTTGTTCAAGAACTACATCTCCGAGG GACCTGTACACCGATGCACATGCCGCAATCAGGGAGGACCCATCTTTCAAGCCTGCCGACAGAAAGTTCTCCAAGGAACAGTATGCCGAAAACTCCAAGAAgtacagaaagaagaaattgtcCAAGGAGGAGAGAAAGGCACGTGTTGCCAAGAAGCTCGAGGAGCTCAAGGCCGAGGCCGCCAAGAACTAA